Proteins found in one Acanthopagrus latus isolate v.2019 chromosome 3, fAcaLat1.1, whole genome shotgun sequence genomic segment:
- the nrsn1l gene encoding neurensin 1-like, with translation MALSSEACVSGSGGESSGSEAGSSCLQFGVRSYLHHFYEECSSSMWERDPEDRGFVQSQRSALWWNSAIWKVSLALGLLILTAGIASLSVGYSTPHKIESFGEGDLFFVDTQAVSFNRGLHLSTAAGIGLSCLGSALAAMGAMVWILPRANLKERLFHRPRGGERRGESEAKWRAPGDVVTKPPGTEEEKIPVTLSKVENVQPTS, from the exons ATGGCGCTGAGCTCCGAGGCCTGTGTCTCTGGCTCAGGAGGAGAGTCCTCCGGCAGTGAG GCGGGTTCTAGTTGTCTTCAGTTTGGGGTTCGTTCCTATCTGCACCACTTCTACGAGGAGTGCTCGTCCTCCATGTGGGAGAGAGACCCGGAGGATCGAGGGTTCGTCCAGAGCCAGAGGTCGGCCCTGTGGTGGAACTCAGCCATATGGAAG GTGTCCTTGGCCCTGGGTCTCCTGATCCTGACTGCAGGTATCGCCAGCCTGTCAGTCGGTTATTCCACCCCCCACAAAATTGAGTCATTTGGGGAGGGAGACCTGTTCTTCGTGGACACCCAAGCCGTGAGCTTCAACAGGGGGTTGCACCTCAGCACAGCGGCCGGGATCGGGCTCTCCTGTCTGGGCTCGGCCCTGGCGGCGATGGGGGCTATGGTTTGGATCCTCCCCAGGGCCAACCTCAAAGAGAGGCTGTTCCACAGACCGAGGGGAGGGGAGCGGAGAGGAGAGTCGGAAGCCAAGTGGAGAGCTCCAGGGGATGTGGTCACTAAGCCACCaggcacagaggaagagaagattCCCGTCACACTGTCCAAAGTGGAAAATGTGCAACCcacttcttaa